The Brachyhypopomus gauderio isolate BG-103 unplaced genomic scaffold, BGAUD_0.2 sc171, whole genome shotgun sequence genome includes a region encoding these proteins:
- the LOC143501318 gene encoding uncharacterized protein LOC143501318 gives MWAFKLLCVHPECRRLGHKLTACGMYKTVRRVLNFSGWYFMATEYLECRRCKKKVAGWSQDILDQLDPVHREMFPAILTYRLSCDKEVVSLMRGRTLGNSVTSLYKHLCVRHRQQWLTQSSEYLSVLKKFLVPGTDPSTITHQLPPMVPVPTPKWLLTVYAQDVLSRLEETKARVTSIYGAILKMDSTKKVTKKLAGAASGTAAWATNVGNEFGQVLISVLTAGEGQGLLPMCVKLMERYQRAGEDPPQLLYVDRDCCSTAGKGKAAAMFHAWDQLVVRLDVWHFMRRFAAGVTTDSHQLYGLFMGRLSFCVFEWDAEDVARLEEAKQSELGEAPRSRGHLTDATSSSRPTAKELARHCRRRTRGAQASEELIQELLEDFMDRTDSMGIRLLDREKMEDIWQTQRRHLHCIQDPPGIQLYRRVGQVTRGGVILPVYRCARGSTSLESFHLHLNRFVPGTSASALHFQAYLLEGLVRWNEDRAAAAVEGSDPARVCYSGQLQHYANQLSQQLLGHQLAEDYTRPGEYTGELIGVEYLYSQTGVVLHEDLGRDPDAPDGLCDEDLPEPEDEGFEDVGFDEYADPTCSEHSLEPLLPLHRAAVRPRSPAASSQAQSDPAEDSTSEPTEESVPGQVATQTHACTDESLGPDGVPGYHHVVNLADSLVELRHQAFVTQQRVDGIVALWDKLPESDKGGVVYPPRHRDRLVKGRFKSSHSKTSVVAGTESLKRCFLGQGSGPAQWPSVSRLVEAICLALCRLHPGGQTIAGVRVNRWAAIMRDYGVIRDVVLGSPGLMARTRIQLFELNQRTLTQWYNARKKKQEQDVLHLSVGQSSTPTVASEPLPPVLSKLPERPTYAHPAYDFNIQADASGQASQRVRGHHPLASGDTTAAPASATPDTPTAPATQPGPKVPRTTAWRWKKKAEAAAAAAASSTAPPAADGQPVPTKRLKHEHYLCKQCGQPKTKEFGHSRFRGVHFCATAAGKTVEQWVEEMKRGGAGQGQ, from the exons ATGTGGGCATTCAAGCTGCTGTGCGTGCATCCCGAGTGCCGTCGGCTGGGCCATAAGCTGACGGCCTGCGGGATGTACAAGACCGTCCGGAGGGTCTTGAACTTCAGCGGCTGGTACTTCATGGCCACAGAGTACCTGGAGTGCCGCCGCTGTAAGAAGAAGGTGGCGGGATGGTCGCAGGACATCCTGGATCAGCTGGACCCCGTCCATCGGGAGATGTTCCCAGCGATCCTGACTTACAG GCTGTCCTGCGACAAGGAGGTTGTGAGCTTGATGCGAGGCCGCACTCTCGGGAACAGTGTGACCTCGCTGTACAAGCATCTGTGTGTCAGGCACAGACAGCAATGGCTGACCCAGTCCTCCGAGTACCTCTCCGTGCTCAAAAAGTTTCTGGTCCCGGGCACTGACCCCAGCACCATCACCCACCAGCTGCCCCCGATGGTGCCAGTGCCCACTCCAAAATGGCTGCTGACAGTATATGCCCAGGATGTACTGTCACGGCTTGAGGAGACGAAGGCCAGGGTCACCTCCATCTATGGAGCCATTTTAAAGATGGACTCCACTAAGAAG GTGACCAAGAAACTTGCTGGTGCTGCTTCCGGCACGGCGGCATGGGCAACAAACGTCGGCAACGAGTTTGGGCAGGTCCTCATCAGCGTCCTCACGGCGGGAGAGGGCCAGGGCCTGCTGCCCATGTGCGTGAAGCTGATGGAGCGGTACCAGCGAGCCGGAGAGGATCCTCCCCAGCTCCTCTACGTAGACCGGGACTGCTGTTCCACCGCGGGCAAGGGCAAGGCAGCTGCCATGTTCCACGCGTGGGACCAGCTGGTTGTCAGGCTGGACGTGTGGCACTTCATGCGCCGTTTCGCGGCGGGTGTCACCACGGACAGCCACCAGCTGTACGGCCTCTTCATGGGCCGCCTCTCCTTCTGCGTCTTCGAGTGGGATGCGGAGGATGTGGCCCGACTAGAAGAGGCCAAGCAGTCGGAGCTCGGGGAGGCACCGCGGTCCAGAGGCCACCTGACTGATGCTACGTCTTCCAGCAGACCTACAGCTAAGGAGCTGGCTCGGCACTGCCGCCGCCGCACACGCGGGGCCCAGGCGTCCGAGGAGCTCATCCAGGAGCTGCTGGAGGACTTCATGGACAGAACAGACTCCATGGGCATCAGGCTTCTGGACCGGGAGAAGATGGAGGACATCTGGCAGACCCAGAGGCGCCACCTCCACTGCATTCAGGACCCTCCTGGCATTCAGCTCTACAGGAGGGTCGGGCAGGTGACCAGGGGAGGGGTCATCCTGCCCGTATATCGCTGTGCGCGCGGGTCCACGTCCCTGGAGTCGttccacctccacctgaaccGCTTCGTGCCTG GTACGAGTGCAAGTGCCCTGCACTTCCAGGCGTACCTGCTGGAAGGGTTGGTGAGGTGGAACGAGGACCGCGCAGCAGCAGCAGTGGAGGGGAGCGATCCTGCTCGGGTCTGCTACAGTGGCCAGCTGCAGCACTACGCCAACCAGCTCAGCCAGCAACTCCTTGGGCACCAGCTGGCTGAGGACTACACAAGGCCTGGAGAGTATACag GTGAACTCATTGGGGTGGAGTACCTGTACTCTCAGACCGGCGTAGTGCTGCATGAGGACCTCGGCAGGGATCCAGACGCTCCGGATGGGCTTTGCGACGAGGACCTTCCAGAGCCAGAGGACGAAGGCTTCGAGGATGTGGGGTTCGACGAATACGCGGACCCCACATGCTCTGAGCACAGCCTCGAGCCACTGCTGCCTCTCCATCGTGCAGCAGTGAGGCCTCGTTCTCCGGCTGCATCGTCGCAGGCCCAGTCTGACCCTGCCGAGGACTCCACGTCCGAGCCAACCGAGGAGAGCGTCCCTGGCCAGGTTGCTACCCAGACCCATGCCTGTACTGAT gagagtctgggacccgacggtgTTCCAGGCTATCATCACGTGGTCAACCTGGCCGACAGTctggtggagctgcgtcaccaggcttttgtgacacagCAGAGGGTAGACGGCATCGTGGCTCtctgggacaaactgccagagagcgacaaaggcggtgTTGTCTACCCGCCGCGTCACAGagaccgactggtgaagggacgcttcaaaagcagccattccaAGACCTCTGTTGTTGCTGGGAcagagagtctgaagcg ctGCTTCCTCGGACAAGGCAGTGGGCCTGCTCAGTGGCCCAGCGTCAGCCGCCTTGTCGAGGCCATTTGCCTGGCGCTTTGTCGCCTTCACCCTGGCGGGCAGACCATCGCCGGCGTCAGGGTGAACAGGTGGGCTGCCATCATGAGGGACTACGGCGTCATCAGGGACGTAGTCCTGGGCAGCCCTGGCCTCATGGCTCGGACACGCATACAGCTCTTTGAGCTCAATCAGAGGACACTGACCCAGTG GTACAACGCCAGGAAGAAGAAGCAGGAACAGGACGTTCTGCACCTGAGCGTTGGCCAGTCCAGCACTCCCACGGTGGCCTCGGAACCCCTCCCTCCCGTGCTGAGCAagctcccggagcgtcccacgTACGCCCACCCTGCGTATGACTTTAACATCCAGGCGGACGCTTCCGGACAGGCTTCCCAGCGCGTCCGAGGCCACCATCCTCTCGCCTCCGGTGACACcacagctgctccagcttcTGCCACCCCCGACACTCCAACTGCCCCCGCCACACAGCCTGGGCCCAAAGTGCCCCGGACCACAGCGTGGCGGTGGAAGAAGAAGGCAgaggctgctgctgctgctgctgcctcCAGCACTGCACCCCCTGCTGCTGATGGACAGCCCGTCCCCACGAAGCGGCTCAAACATGAACATTATTTATGTAAACAATGTGGCCAGCCAAAGACTAAAGAGTTTGGCCACAGCCGCTTTCGTGGGGTGCACTTCTGCGCGACAGCAGCGGGGAAGACAGTGGagcagtgggtggaggagatgaagagagGAGGTGCTGGACAGGGTCAGTGA